One genomic region from Cetobacterium sp. 8H encodes:
- a CDS encoding glycosyltransferase family 9 protein translates to MLRGACIRLVGNKRREDLDISKIKRIYVPGGRVGDVVVKTPMLEALSKMNSDVKIDIGIARGVKSLVETIPYINKIIEADKKESKAKIIKIWKQMKFAIKNRGKYDLYFDFTNNPRFLHLLSLKILSPRYIVGCHRAEKFGIKKDELTLFDKYVDVKKDSHATDINMDFIKDFDIDISDRKYKLYLGLDENRFENYFDKNYVNVILNYKGSSEGRTLKQEELEYFIENLPKIDKKIKLHIMSIPSEYEKVGKLLEKLDLDRVKGLPKTETISEAAGLIKYCDMFISVDTGVVHIASVYDKPILGIYPMEEKNFKLFEPRSSKYEIVKGKEEGNNIKGFSLEESLEKFSKLYRERE, encoded by the coding sequence TTGTTAAGAGGGGCTTGCATAAGATTAGTTGGGAATAAAAGAAGAGAGGATTTAGATATATCAAAAATAAAAAGAATATATGTACCTGGTGGAAGAGTTGGGGATGTTGTTGTAAAAACTCCTATGTTAGAAGCTTTATCAAAAATGAATAGCGATGTAAAGATAGATATAGGAATAGCAAGAGGTGTTAAGAGCTTAGTGGAGACTATTCCATACATAAATAAAATTATAGAAGCAGATAAAAAAGAGAGTAAAGCTAAAATTATAAAAATTTGGAAACAAATGAAGTTTGCAATTAAAAATAGAGGTAAGTATGATCTATATTTTGATTTTACCAATAATCCTAGATTTCTTCATCTTTTAAGTTTAAAAATTTTGTCACCAAGATATATTGTAGGATGCCATAGAGCAGAAAAGTTTGGTATAAAAAAAGATGAGCTTACACTATTTGATAAATATGTAGATGTGAAAAAGGATTCACATGCCACAGATATAAATATGGATTTTATAAAAGATTTCGATATCGATATTTCAGATAGAAAATATAAGCTATATTTAGGTTTAGATGAGAATAGATTTGAAAATTACTTTGATAAGAATTATGTAAATGTTATTTTAAATTACAAAGGAAGCTCAGAAGGAAGAACTCTAAAACAGGAAGAATTAGAGTATTTTATCGAAAATCTGCCTAAAATAGACAAAAAAATAAAGCTCCACATAATGTCTATTCCAAGTGAGTATGAAAAAGTAGGAAAACTTTTAGAAAAACTAGATTTAGATAGAGTTAAAGGCTTACCTAAAACAGAAACGATTTCGGAAGCTGCAGGATTGATAAAATATTGTGATATGTTTATAAGTGTTGATACAGGTGTTGTTCATATAGCTTCAGTTTATGATAAGCCTATTTTAGGAATATATCCAATGGAAGAAAAAAATTTCAAATTATTTGAACCAAGAAGTTCAAAGTATGAGATTGTAAAAGGAAAAGAAGAGGGAAATAATATAAAAGGTTTTTCTTTAGAAGAGAGCTTAGAAAAGTTTTCAAAACTTTATAGAGAAAGAGAGTAA
- a CDS encoding glycosyltransferase has product MKKKIAIYNGQLYMGGIERVLVNYLEKLALEPELDITLIIKENIPEKNVFASEVPKNIKVEYIKSEELCRRTDSYRKNKKNTISRLMYQWSLFYERVVTRKWVKEYFEKNRFDVIVDFDMSLMKYVDEIKNQDIITWAHFTLKGKKKKRQEMYKTKFKRYRNIVLICDDMKTEFEEMYPEFKEKGIRIYNPMDFITILKKSEDIKELSKEELDLLKENYFIGVSRLVGGKNRVAMVEIYSELKKRGRKEKLYILGDGPDRENIEKKIKELNLEKDVLLLGQKKNPFPWMKNAKLFLHTSMGEGFGLVLVEAMVCDTIVVAYDCPTGPREILVDGKAGGLIALNDKKAFEDKVMEILENEVLQKSIKEEMYKKMDEFTYEYIRKDLLNVLK; this is encoded by the coding sequence ATGAAAAAAAAGATAGCAATATATAATGGGCAACTATACATGGGTGGCATAGAGAGAGTTCTTGTAAATTATTTAGAAAAATTAGCTCTAGAGCCTGAGCTAGATATAACCCTTATAATTAAAGAAAATATACCAGAAAAAAATGTGTTTGCATCAGAAGTTCCTAAAAACATTAAAGTTGAATATATAAAAAGTGAGGAGCTTTGTAGAAGAACAGATAGTTATAGAAAAAATAAAAAAAATACAATATCTAGACTTATGTATCAATGGTCACTTTTTTATGAAAGAGTTGTGACTAGAAAATGGGTAAAGGAATATTTTGAGAAAAATAGATTTGATGTTATTGTGGATTTTGATATGAGTTTAATGAAATATGTGGATGAAATAAAGAATCAAGACATAATTACTTGGGCTCATTTTACTTTAAAAGGAAAGAAGAAAAAACGTCAAGAGATGTATAAAACTAAGTTTAAAAGATATAGAAATATTGTTCTTATTTGTGATGATATGAAAACTGAATTTGAAGAGATGTATCCAGAATTTAAAGAGAAAGGTATTAGAATATATAACCCAATGGATTTCATTACAATTTTAAAAAAATCTGAGGACATAAAGGAGCTTTCAAAAGAGGAGCTAGACCTATTAAAAGAAAATTACTTTATAGGAGTTTCAAGACTTGTGGGTGGAAAAAATAGAGTAGCTATGGTTGAGATATATTCTGAACTCAAAAAAAGAGGACGAAAAGAAAAACTATATATTCTAGGAGATGGACCTGATAGAGAAAATATAGAAAAAAAGATAAAAGAATTGAATCTAGAAAAGGATGTTTTACTTTTAGGGCAAAAAAAGAATCCATTTCCTTGGATGAAAAATGCAAAATTATTTTTACATACATCTATGGGAGAGGGGTTTGGTCTTGTTTTGGTAGAAGCGATGGTTTGCGATACAATTGTTGTAGCTTATGATTGTCCTACTGGGCCTAGAGAGATTTTAGTTGATGGAAAAGCTGGTGGTCTTATAGCTTTAAATGATAAAAAGGCGTTTGAAGATAAAGTTATGGAGATACTTGAAAATGAAGTGCTTCAAAAGTCTATAAAAGAAGAGATGTACAAAAAAATGGATGAGTTTACATATGAGTATATAAGAAAAGATTTACTGAATGTTTTAAAATAA
- a CDS encoding glycosyltransferase family 9 protein produces MRSLIRKINRIVQDFLRPKRLALGRFLWDRKQEKNEELIEGNRANMEKVKSILFLRYDGKIGDIVINTLMFREMKKRYSDVKIGVVARGAASDIIKFNPYVDRIYNYEKGQESKLAKKIATENYDVLIDFSEMLRVNQMKFINLCKAKVNIGLDKKEWKLFDLSYGKDYSKHITDMYARVLKLLGIDFLDLSYDVFTDAESVDRIDRKLRELGTLDRIVIINPYAASKHRSFNRDKIIEIAKRVLEDPRNTILFIGEGSRSTEIHSIIEELGERAKYPKLHGILDVAELIGRADYVITPDTSIVHIGVAKKVHMTAVYRLDTGDNNSVVWGPNSKLVKQVFSKDIAALGEEADINMFDVKEII; encoded by the coding sequence GTGAGGTCTTTGATAAGAAAGATAAATCGTATAGTACAGGACTTTCTAAGACCAAAAAGGTTGGCCTTAGGGAGATTTCTTTGGGATAGAAAACAAGAAAAAAACGAAGAGTTAATAGAGGGGAATAGAGCGAACATGGAAAAGGTGAAGTCTATTCTTTTTTTACGTTATGATGGGAAAATAGGGGATATAGTTATAAATACCCTTATGTTTAGAGAGATGAAAAAGAGATATAGTGATGTTAAAATAGGAGTTGTAGCTAGAGGTGCAGCTTCTGATATTATAAAATTCAACCCTTATGTAGATAGAATATATAACTATGAAAAGGGACAAGAGTCAAAACTTGCTAAGAAAATAGCGACAGAGAATTATGATGTCTTGATAGATTTTTCTGAGATGCTTCGTGTAAATCAGATGAAGTTTATAAATCTTTGTAAAGCTAAGGTAAATATAGGATTGGATAAAAAAGAGTGGAAACTTTTTGATTTGAGCTATGGAAAGGACTATAGTAAACATATTACAGATATGTATGCTAGGGTTTTAAAGCTTTTAGGAATAGATTTCCTAGATCTTAGTTACGATGTTTTTACGGATGCTGAATCTGTGGATAGAATTGATAGGAAGTTAAGAGAGTTAGGGACACTAGATAGAATAGTTATAATTAATCCATATGCAGCTAGTAAGCACAGAAGTTTTAATAGAGATAAAATTATAGAGATAGCCAAAAGAGTTTTAGAAGATCCAAGAAACACCATTTTATTTATAGGTGAAGGGAGTCGAAGCACTGAAATACACTCTATTATTGAGGAGTTAGGGGAGAGAGCTAAATATCCTAAGCTACATGGAATACTTGATGTAGCAGAACTTATTGGAAGAGCGGACTATGTGATAACTCCAGATACTTCGATAGTTCATATAGGTGTGGCTAAAAAAGTTCATATGACAGCTGTATATAGATTAGATACTGGGGACAATAACTCAGTTGTATGGGGACCAAACTCGAAACTTGTGAAGCAGGTATTCTCAAAAGATATAGCGGCGTTAGGCGAAGAAGCTGATATAAATATGTTTGATGTGAAAGAGATTATATAA